Within Peromyscus leucopus breed LL Stock chromosome 7, UCI_PerLeu_2.1, whole genome shotgun sequence, the genomic segment GATGTCTTTGTTCCCTTAGTTCATTTAGCTGTACGAATGCATGTAGGCATGCGTGTTCTATGTTGTgtgcatgaaggtcagaggaaaacctgaGCCAGTGTGTTCTctatcatgtggattctgggaccaACCTAGGGTCATTAGGCTTCAGTGACAGGTGCCCTCCTTGTCCACTAGGCCACCTTGCTTGCTCTAAAATAGGGTTTTCTAAGTTTGTCTTGTGTTAAGAATCAAGAGCCTTAATtcttatgtgcattagtgtttttcttgcatatattgtctgtatgaaggtgtcggatcccctggtactggagttacacagttgtgagctgccatatgggtgctgggaattgaacctaggtcctctggaagagcagtactcttaactgctgagccacctatCCAGCCCAAGCCTTTATTTCTTGATCAGATGTCACCAATAGCTACGAACTGTTGGAATCCTTTTTACTGTGTACTTACAGCAGCCTTTTCTGTGCATGAGATTTGGACCTGGCAACATTCCATCACTGATGGGGGAGGAGCTTGCTAGGCCTCACCCTTCCCTAAGGATGAGCCATTGGAAGTTAAGGTTGCTGGGGAAGGGAGTAATTTTTCTACCGTGATGTGGCCCATGTTCCAATAAATAGCCCCACACCATACCCACACTAATTAACTTCCAAAAAAGTGAAAAGGGGGTGTTGTTGGAAAGTGGTTCATCAGGAGTGGGAAGGGGATAAAAGGGTAATGGGGTATATATATTACCAGATAACGTTTAGTATGAAATTATCAATGAAtagtaagacaaaaagaaaggcaCTTGGTACAAAATAGCTGCTTTATTGGTCATTCAGAAGGATGACAGATAAAAACAATCAGAAGCCTCAAAGGCTTTGGAGTAAGAAGAAAGTGTAGCTGCCCAGGCTTCCTGCTGGGACGCCGTACTGAGGGGGTGTGGCAAGCCTTCCTGGACCTGGAGGAAGGAGTGGCCTAGGAGTGGCAAGTGGTCCTGGCCCAGGTGCCCACTTGGCAGCCAGGGTGTGGCAGCTCAGCTACTCCTCCTTGAAAGTCTGTGCTGGATGCCTCAGCTTCcgcaggagaaggaaggggagtaAAAAGAGCCCGGAGCACACAGTGAAGCAGACCTGGGCCCCAGCCAGCCAGTACACTGTGGAAGAGAAAGGTGCTCACCCAGGCTTTTCAGAGCCCTGTTCCTGCCCCCGTTCCCCTCAGCTGCCAAGACTGAGCAGAGCAGGCAGCCGGGAGTGGTTGCTGGAGGGACACAGCAAGCCTTGAGCGCCAGCCTACAGCACTTACCTGAGGCGGCCACCATGGGCCCCACTGCCCTACCTAGGGCGCCGAGGCTCCGCAGGATGCCCATGATCGTGCCTTTCTGCCCTGGAGAACCTGAGGGGAGAGGACTTGTCAGGTGCTCGTTGGCCCTCTCCTACCCTGAGCAGCCTTTGGGGGAGGGCTCTCACCATAGCTGGAGACCACGGTGGACAGACCGGGTACCACAACAGCAGCAGCTGGTGGGAGAGATTTGGGAGGCACCCGTCAGCTCAGGAGAGGCATGGGGATGTCCACACCAGCCCTGGCAGGGCCCACTCACCGAAGGAGTAGAGCAGCAGCCCCAAGCCCAGCATGGGCAGCGAGTGCCCCCAGCCAATGAAGAGGAAGGCTGGTACCAGCAGCAGCAATGCCTGGGGAAAACAGAAGTCTCAAGACCAGTTCCACAGCCTGCCAGAGTCGAGAGCACCACCAGTCCCAAACTGTAGAGACAGGAAGTCCCTTACCCGCTTCACAGCTGCAACTTCCTTGCCAGGGCTGATGCGTCGGGCATAGGTGCCCTGTATGGTGGCCATGGTGAGGCCGATGAAGAAAAACATCTTGCCCTGCTGCAGGCTAGGAGGTGGAGGGTGAGCACCCAGCCCCCTAGGCCACCAATTGCCTGGGGGATGGGCAAGGCCAGGATGCTAGTGGGTGTGCCCCAAAGGCTTCCTGGACCTGGGGTCTGAGAGCCTTGAAGCAGAGCCTGAGATGGGCACCTACCTGCTGAACTGGAAGCGCTGGTGTGCAAGGAAGCTGAGTGTGTACTCCAGGCCCGAGAACAGGAAGAGGTAGAGGAAGTAGACGAGACCCAATCGGCGTAGGCTTCTGAGTCCTGCAAGCCAACACAGACCACAGGTTGATCTTCGCTCATGCTGGGTAGTGAAAACACCGAGCTCTGTAAGGGGTAGCCTCCTTACTGTCTTCAGCAGGTGGATCCTGACTGTGGGTAACAGCTGCAAAACGAAGCAGGGCCAGGGGGCTGAGCAGGTTGGCAGCAGCATGGAAGCCCAGGGTGACGGAGGGAGCCTGTGGGAGAAAGGGAGGGCtggtcaggaggcaggagcacatGACCTGGCAGCCTAAGGACCAGGATGATCAGCTCACACTGCGGGGAGCCGAACCTTGGAGGCCTTAGGGGCAAAGATCCAGGGAACCCAGGAGGTACTGTGACACTAGCAGCTTGAGGGCAGGCCAGTCTCCCTTGGCACTGGCACAAATAAAGGAAATCCCCTCATACCTACAGAGGGAGCCCTCACCCCTGGACCTGGGCCTACCCGCTTCTCCTGGGGCAGCGTCTCtggcaagaagaagaagatgaacagTATGTCGGAGACCGCAAAGAGAAAGCTGATCCAGGGAACCATTTCCACAGACAGGAATGCTCCAAGCATGGGGCCCACAGTAAAGGCCAGGGAGAAGGCTACTCCGATGACTGCCTAGGGAAAAGGTGACTTGAGCTGGGCACAGAGACCCAAGCCCAGACATCAGTCCTTTTTCCTTGGCTCTTCTCACTCACTCACCATGCCTTGGCTTCGGGTTGGAGGTGAGCCAAGGTCAGCAACGATGGCTGTGGAGAGGCTAACATTCCCCTTGCTGATGCCTCCTATCACCCGGGAGGCCAAGAAGGCTGTAAAGCTCCGAGAGGCAGCCCATACTGCATAGGAGATGGCCAAACCTGTCTGCCAATGGGTGGAGGCCAAGTGGCAGGAGCAGTCACTTGAGGTCAGGAAGTGACTGTGTGACAACATAACACTCCCCAGACCCATGCCACTTGTGTCCCCCATGCCTTCCTTAGTATATTTAGCTTGATGTAACACCAGGGGTCAGAGGTCCCTCTGGAAGGGATGAGAGCCTGCTGTTGGCAGAGGAACCCAGAGCCGTATTCTCTCCGCTGCCTGTGGGCATCTGGATCCAGAGACTTACCAGGGACAGCAACATCATCGGGCGCCTCCCCAGGCAATCAGAGGCAGCTCCGGTGAGCGGTGCAGAGAAGaactggaggagggagaaggctgAGCCGATGAGACCTGAGACAGAGGTCACCATCACTGGTGGCTCCAGCCATGTGGATCAGTCCTACAGTGCAGACCACACTGAGCCTTACACTCACAGGCCATCGACTGACGCTCAGGTGGCCTCAGTGAAAAAACACACCTGCCAGTCAAAGGAGGCTCTGCAGGAAAGAACCAGACTGGCAAGAAcccagggagaaggggagggcacAGAAGGGACTAGCTCTCCAAGAAAGAGTCGTGGGCCCCAGCCTGGCACACAGGGACATACCTCCGAACAGGACGCTGTTGTATCTCTTCTCGGCTGGCATCCCGATGGCTGTGGCAAACCAGTCTACCCCGCGCTGCCAGGAGCCATAGAGGGGGTCCTGGGTGGCAAGGAAAGCAACTCCAGCTGGGTGGGCCTAGTAGGCTGGGCAGGGGGAGCGCTCCCgccttgggggaggggctcactTGCTGGCGGCCGTGGCTCTCCAGGAGCCCTGGCAACAGAGGTAGCAACAGCGTGAAGGCCAGGAGGTCGAGTAGGAGGCCGAGGAAGATCACGGTGACCACGCGGCGCTCGGACGCGGGCCGAGGCCGTATAGGCGGACGCGGCGTGCATCCTGCATCTCCTGCCCATCCCATGGTGGAAGTTCTGACCCTGCTGGGGTAGGGAGGGTGTGGTGAAGACACAACTGGGTCGTAAGCCCCCCCGTTTACCTTTACTTGAAAAACTCAATTTCCACGTTCGCGCCAGACATAACGGAAGTGCTTCCAAAGGGGTCCCGGGGCACCCTGCAAGACTCGACTCCCTTACTGACCCAGGGTAGCAGTAAGCTCTAAGCTGTAGCTAACAGGACCCCCTGTTGCAAGGCGGGTagcaggaagaaggtggggaaACCCTGATTGGGAGTGGGGCGCGCCCGGAGCGCCTGTTCCGCGCGCCACTTTGGTCTCTCCGTGCGATACCGTGGTCTCCCTTGCTTCTTGCCCACCCACCTGGGACCTTGCACACCTGCCGCAGCTCCTGACCGGGACCCACGGGTGGATGGACAGGGAAGATCTCTGGATAGCGGCCACGCCCCGGAGGCTTTGGAGCAGGAACCTCCTCTTCCGGGAGGCCAGGCGGCGGGAACCGGCTTGGATCCTCCCAGCAGACAAGTGTAGGGGCGGCCCCTCGGCCTCAAGAGGCATTAGAAAGCATAGTGAAGTTCCGGAGAGTTAATGTATCAAAGAGACAGCTTGCCTGCCCAGTTCTGTCTCCTTGGAACTTAAGTATctttcttttgagtcagggtcttatgtagccacggctttgaattcctgatcttcctgcctccacctcgctTATTCAAAGTCACCCTCAACCAACTACAAAGTTTGAGAACAGCTAGAGCAGTGCATGTTGCGGCCCTGTCTCCCAAatccaaaacaaataaactaaacTTTCAGACAGAGAAACCATCAAAGTCCTGCCCCACCAATGCTAATATCCTCTTGCAGTCCACATTGGTTCTTTCCAGAGGATACACCAGAATGCACCCTTGGGTGATGGCCTCTTCTAGCTGTATTGTGTTCCCCTTCTGATGACACAGGACAACGGCTGGGGCTCTATGAGCTTCTCATTGGCGTGTCCCACCCTCATGAGATTGACCAGCAAGTTGCCCACTAGATACTCAGTACCAGATTTGTGCCCCTACCCCCCTGCAGTTAGatatgcagagggcagagccctGTGGCTGGTTTAAAATGGAGGAACCCAAGACTGGATGATAGATgcagtgttgcagaatattttttttttttttttttttttttttttttggtttttcaagacagggtttctctgtgcagctttgcgcctttcctggagctcacttggtagcccaggctggcctcgaactcacagagatccgcctggctctgcctcccgagtgctgggattaaaggcgtgcgccaccaacgcccggcgcagaatattattttaaggggtgttacttttgtttatgctgcgtctgtttaactctgaagttgtgttactgtgcctgtctagaacacctgatggtctaataaagaactgaatggtcaatagcaagggaggagaaaggataggtggggctggcatgcggagagaataaataggaggaagctgggaggaaagagaaagcagcagccagagaactccagaggccagccacccagttacacagcaagccatggaatttTAATAAGGTTTACagaagagaacgggaaaagcacagaggcaaaaggtagacaggataatttaaggaaagctggcaagaaacaagccaagctaaggccaggcattcataagtaataataaacctccctgtgtgatttatttggagctggatggtgggtcTCCTAAAAGGGTAAAAAAGAGTAACACTGTAGCAAGGTGCCAACCAGCCTAGCTGGTGTGTGTCAGGCCTCAGGATTCATGGCCATGCAGCCTCTATCTCTGAAAAATCCTTAGGGAAGTGATAAGGTGAGTACATTGGGTTCGACGTAGCCTCTGCAAGCCAAGCTGCTGAGCACACACCCCTCCAAGGTTGTTCTTGACCAGCTCATTCTGAGCTCCAGGGCACCCACAGCCAACTATCCTCTGCTCTAATGGTGGCTTCACCACATCCAAATCAAATTCCTAATCAGCACCACCAACTGCTGCACAAGATCGCACACCTCAGAAGCCACAGCAGGTGACAAGACCCATCTGGACAGAACGATCCAGTCCCGTACTGTCATGTGTGATGAGATGGCCTCAGAAGTGTGCAGGTAGGCGACTTGGTTGTAAAAACATCATATGGTGCACGTACCCAAACTATGATAGCTTGTCACAGTTTTCTATGGGACTGCCTAAAATGTCTTCTGTGGTGTGGCTGTCACCTAACAGTGAAGAACCAACTCTCTACAGTACTTCTGGTTCTGAGCTCACTGTCattggaatttgctttgtagaccaggctggctccaagAGACGCGCctgctcctgccttccttcccaagtgctgggattaaaggcgtgtgccgacacccccaccccctggcaATGGAGGCTGTTTTAACAGGTGCTGAGGCATGGCAGGGGAGACAGGATCAGACACTCCACAGTGTTCCTCCAGAACCCTTCATTACAACGCATTATGCAACCCTTGCTATATTtacaaaacaatttattttttaaactttttcctcTTCAGAGCCTTCCATTCACCTTCTTGTGTGGCCAAGCTGTTAAAAAGCTGTTTTACTTTGCGCTTTCTTTCCgcatccctaaaaaaaaaaaaagaagcaaatgtcACTTTTCATCAGTTTTCAGGATATCTTGCTCTTCTGTTTGAACACTAACAGTTCAGAACCATACATATTTGGCTCAACCCTCAGCCTTGCCAAGGCTGCCAGATACCAGTCACCATGCTTCCTGGTACTGAGAAAAACCAGTGGCCTATGAGTGTGGCATCAAACCATAGTGGTGCCCTCGTCCCACACACAGTCCTTCCTCACCGTTCCATGATTTCTGAGAGCTGCATCCTGGCCAGGAACTGATTGTCCTTTCGGATCTCGCGGACGGCGCCTTTAAATTCCCGCTTGTGTTTGTGGATTagtcttttcctttcctgctctTCCTTAGTGCTGCCTTGTTTCCGTCCAAACTCAAGCCTGAAGTTAGAGTCAACAAGACCATGGAGGTGAGCCGAGCCGCGTCTGCCTCCGAGTGCAGCATCTCTCCTGTCACATGCTGCAA encodes:
- the Mfsd10 gene encoding major facilitator superfamily domain-containing protein 10 isoform X1: MGWAGDAGCTPRPPIRPRPASERRVVTVIFLGLLLDLLAFTLLLPLLPGLLESHGRQQDPLYGSWQRGVDWFATAIGMPAEKRYNSVLFGGLIGSAFSLLQFFSAPLTGAASDCLGRRPMMLLSLTGLAISYAVWAASRSFTAFLASRVIGGISKGNVSLSTAIVADLGSPPTRSQGMAVIGVAFSLAFTVGPMLGAFLSVEMVPWISFLFAVSDILFIFFFLPETLPQEKRAPSVTLGFHAAANLLSPLALLRFAAVTHSQDPPAEDRLRSLRRLGLVYFLYLFLFSGLEYTLSFLAHQRFQFSSLQQGKMFFFIGLTMATIQGTYARRISPGKEVAAVKRALLLLVPAFLFIGWGHSLPMLGLGLLLYSFAAAVVVPGLSTVVSSYGSPGQKGTIMGILRSLGALGRAVGPMVAASVYWLAGAQVCFTVCSGLFLLPFLLLRKLRHPAQTFKEE
- the Mfsd10 gene encoding major facilitator superfamily domain-containing protein 10 isoform X2, encoding MGWAGDAGCTPRPPIRPRPASERRVVTVIFLGLLLDLLAFTLLLPLLPGLLESHGRQQDPLYGSWQRGVDWFATAIGMPAEKRYNSVLFGGLIGSAFSLLQFFSAPLTGAASDCLGRRPMMLLSLAVIGVAFSLAFTVGPMLGAFLSVEMVPWISFLFAVSDILFIFFFLPETLPQEKRAPSVTLGFHAAANLLSPLALLRFAAVTHSQDPPAEDRLRSLRRLGLVYFLYLFLFSGLEYTLSFLAHQRFQFSSLQQGKMFFFIGLTMATIQGTYARRISPGKEVAAVKRALLLLVPAFLFIGWGHSLPMLGLGLLLYSFAAAVVVPGLSTVVSSYGSPGQKGTIMGILRSLGALGRAVGPMVAASVYWLAGAQVCFTVCSGLFLLPFLLLRKLRHPAQTFKEE